From Triticum urartu cultivar G1812 chromosome 2, Tu2.1, whole genome shotgun sequence, a single genomic window includes:
- the LOC125539064 gene encoding expansin-B17-like isoform X2, translating into MPSAPPFTRSTDAPGGACGYGTLVDVVPMKARVGSVSPVLFKGGEGCGACYKVRCLDHGICSRRAVTVIVTDECPGGGLCGGGNTHFDLSGAAFSRMAVAGAGAHLRDRGQLKVIYRRTACKYGGKNIAFHVNEGSTSFWLSLLVEFEDGEGDIGSMQLKQANSAKWLDMKHVWGATWCLYGGPTAGPFSVRLTTLSAPKTLTARDVIPRNWAPKGTYSSRLNFDASL; encoded by the exons ATGCCCTCTGCGCCTCCGTTCACGCGCTCCACCGACGCCCCTG gGGGGGCGTGCGGGTACGGGACGCTGGTGGACGTGGTGCCGATGAAGGCGCGGGTGGGGTCGGTGAGCccggtgctgttcaagggcggcGAGGGGTGCGGCGCCTGCTACAAGGTCCGGTGCCTCGACCACGGCATCTGCTCGCGCCGCGCCGTCACCGTCATCGTCACCGACGAGTGCCCCGGCGGCGGCCTCTGCGGCGGCGGCAACACGCACTTCGACCTCAGCGGCGCCGCCTTCAGCAGGATGGCCGTCGCCGGCGCCGGGGCGCACCTGCGCGACCGTGGGCAGCTCAAGGTGATCTACCGAAG GACGGCGTGCAAGTACGGCGGGAAGAACATCGCGTTCCATGTGAACGAGGGGTCGACGAGCTTCTGGCTCTCGCTGCTCGTCGAGTTCGAGGACGGCGAGGGCGACATCGGCTCCATGCAGCTCAAGCAG GCGAACTCGGCGAAGTGGCTGGACATGAAGCACGTGTGGGGCGCCACGTGGTGCCTCTACGGGGGCCCCACGGCGGGCCCATTCTCCGTGAGGCTGACGACGCTGTCCGCACCCAAGACGCTCACGGCCCGGGACGTCATCCCCAGGAACTGGGCGCCCAAGGGCACCTACTCCTCCCGCCTCAACTTCGACGCCTCGCTCTGA
- the LOC125539064 gene encoding expansin-B17-like isoform X1, whose protein sequence is MASSRAAAGPFALCILLLASPAVSATFLFDGGKSAAKSKGKGKAAVDVEWRPATATWYGEAEGDGSTGGACGYGTLVDVVPMKARVGSVSPVLFKGGEGCGACYKVRCLDHGICSRRAVTVIVTDECPGGGLCGGGNTHFDLSGAAFSRMAVAGAGAHLRDRGQLKVIYRRTACKYGGKNIAFHVNEGSTSFWLSLLVEFEDGEGDIGSMQLKQANSAKWLDMKHVWGATWCLYGGPTAGPFSVRLTTLSAPKTLTARDVIPRNWAPKGTYSSRLNFDASL, encoded by the exons ATGGCTTCCTCGCGCGCCGCCGCCGGGCCCTTCGCGCTCTGCATTCTGCTGCTCGCGTCCCCGGCCGTCTCCGCCACATTCCTGTTCGACGGCGGGAAGTCGGCGGCGAAGAGCAAGGGCAAGGGCAAGGCGGCGGTCGACGTGGAGTGGCGGCCGGCCACCGCGACGTGGTACGGCGAAGCCGAGGGCGACGGCAGCACCG gGGGGGCGTGCGGGTACGGGACGCTGGTGGACGTGGTGCCGATGAAGGCGCGGGTGGGGTCGGTGAGCccggtgctgttcaagggcggcGAGGGGTGCGGCGCCTGCTACAAGGTCCGGTGCCTCGACCACGGCATCTGCTCGCGCCGCGCCGTCACCGTCATCGTCACCGACGAGTGCCCCGGCGGCGGCCTCTGCGGCGGCGGCAACACGCACTTCGACCTCAGCGGCGCCGCCTTCAGCAGGATGGCCGTCGCCGGCGCCGGGGCGCACCTGCGCGACCGTGGGCAGCTCAAGGTGATCTACCGAAG GACGGCGTGCAAGTACGGCGGGAAGAACATCGCGTTCCATGTGAACGAGGGGTCGACGAGCTTCTGGCTCTCGCTGCTCGTCGAGTTCGAGGACGGCGAGGGCGACATCGGCTCCATGCAGCTCAAGCAG GCGAACTCGGCGAAGTGGCTGGACATGAAGCACGTGTGGGGCGCCACGTGGTGCCTCTACGGGGGCCCCACGGCGGGCCCATTCTCCGTGAGGCTGACGACGCTGTCCGCACCCAAGACGCTCACGGCCCGGGACGTCATCCCCAGGAACTGGGCGCCCAAGGGCACCTACTCCTCCCGCCTCAACTTCGACGCCTCGCTCTGA